GCAGCGGAGATCGACATGATCTGGGAGATCAGTAAGCAGATTGAAGGACACACGATCTGCGCCCTGGGAGACGGCGCTGCATGGCCCGTGCAGGTAAATAAAAACACTGAGCCTCACTGCCTCTGGAACTGCCCCCTCCCTCTACAACCAAGCGCCCCTAGACTGACTGATAACAAGCTCTTTCCCACCAATAGAAAAGtggtgtcatgtttcattgcTTGTTTACTTTCGCTTTCAAACCCGGTGCCTTCCTGCACCGAAAGCGCATACGCATACAAATGATAATGTGATGACACGGTGACAAAACTTGATTTTCACCATGTAAAGACTTGTATGCAGTGCCACGTCTGCACTTTCAACACACATTGAAACATTGAGTGTCTGTGTGGCTGCGTTATCACGCTGCGCCTGCATAGACTGCAGCCGATACAAGGTCATGGACTCCTGAGGGTTACATAGTATTAATTCCCTCCTATGTGGTTTCTTCTGTCCTCTCAGGGATTGATCAGGCACTTCAGGCCCCTAATGGAAAGCCGAATTACTGAATacaagcagcaacagcagcagcaggcgaGCTCTTAAAATGGCTGCTCCATCTTCATCACGACCTGAACCTTGTGCTTgtgtatttaaaaagaaataacgTGCATTGTTTTGTCTCCTTGCCTTGTCTAATATGAAAGTATCAATAAAATTCTGTGAACCTTAAATTCAACTTGGCATCTTTTGTTTATACCATGACTTTATTATTGGTATGGGAGGGGGGCTTACTGCAAAgcaagtttagtgggttagcgaggtgTGTTGAGTGTAAAGCTGGGCTTGCGTGTACAATGAAGGTGGCTCTTTTAATGCAgctatatcaccatggtaacttaggctagaCTCATAACCTGCTCcagactttcagcttaaaatcgtGTATGAAAGCGCTGCTGTGTCACTGGAACTCATTCGGAGATGGCATCACCATTTATTGCGGCTTACATTAATTcatgtgtttacattttgtcaaaaaagaaggaaaggcgattaaaagtacaaataataTGGTTACATAATCAAGCATAAATTAAGTTTGACTTGAATAAGTTAAAATAAGTATAGAAACACTGATTAcaaatgaatatactgtaagtcacGCACGGTATACGTGTAACTGCTTGAAAGGAAGCTGCTCTTCGTTTGGGTAGGCAGGGCGGAATTTGCCTGAGCTTAATACACCTAACCATCGTCAGTGTGTCAGATAAAGAGTAAAAAGATGAACACTGCGGGCAATGTTAACACCAACAGACAAGGAAATACACAGAATACTACATGGAATCACAAACAACGCACATAACATTCAATGCGTAATAATTACAACTATttacaaagcatgctgggaagtagGAAGTACTCCAAGCAAATCATGCATCCTTGCGACgctacaatattaataataatcaacaTAATACTGTTTTAACACAATGGCATAAATTATTGGATATAACATaatgaaaacaacaaagcaGATCAAATTTCGCTTCTCTTCCGTTTCCGGAAGTCTCGTGTCATTTGTGCTCGACCGGAATTTCGTTTCCACATCACGTCACGTGGTGCGGATGAACAACGGCCGACGCCGCTGCTGCTAGCTGTAGGTACGAAAACAGAAACCTTTTTATGTACGAATTATGTATGTAAAATTATACATGCCTTCTGTACCGTTCATTTAACTAAAAAAAGAGCGAGGCTTGATACAAAATGTACGATTGTACGTTATCGTTATTTGTGTGACCGTGGGCGGATTTCTCTCTTCACTATTATTCTTTTGTTCCTTATTTGCATGACCAAATGGCTAATATAATCATAAATACAGTCATACATGAAGACAAATGCAATATATTTCAAGTGGTCCACGAtcctgagattggctggcgaccagtcccgaAGTCTACTGGGAGAGGCCTCAGTTTACCcgtaaccctaatgaggacaagcggtatagaaaaaggatagtcaaagatcctttatgtgacaggagtgttgtgctgtttttaaatactTTCTGCAAAAACGCTAATATAATCTGCCGCAGAAGTGTCCAAAGTTGTTGTCCAGGCTgtgcacattctgaaaatacaattcaattttttttttaaacccagcaaaagtggggaaaaaagcaacaaTTTTTCAGTCAAAAATATCAGGAcgataaagtcatactattaagaaaaaaagttgtaatttgacaaagatgaagtcgtaatattatgaagggaaaaaaaataattttagaagcataaactTGAAGTATTACAGaatagagttgttttttttcttacagtTTAAATATGaagaacaaagaaaacaaataaagctgaaatatttggaaaattaggttgggggaagaatttataattatatgagaataaagtcatgatattacgtggaaaaaaatgtactagACGAAATttgaagtacagtggaaccttggttagcgtctttAATCAGTTTCAGAAGATCCGTACtcaaactgaatacatttttccccataaggaataatggaaatccaattaTTTCACtccaggaagccaaaaatgttaacaccaaacatgtttttaaagttttacagttgtagttttacatgcagaaaacacttcaaaatgcacACAAATTATAAATActtacaaatgatgaatgaaaggggtaACTCATCACTTTTGTCTTGATTGAAAGCGTGACTTTTAAAGATGACTaagtggcagcgagatccacaCGGGCCCCACCTTcttgtttcttcaattcaaaaacccattttgggttattttgcagccgtgatcaaaagaaaagcagtggCTTGTGGCGTAACTATGTTGAGCTGACCTCCGGTTCCTGTTTttatgtattagcaagctaataggatgctaacaaggacattttgtgattaaaatacactaagaacacagctggactcccgcagtgtattaataacacgacaagacgcgcacgatattgtacgctaaccggaaaatgtacgtacGCCGAGGCAaaaattttggcataaattttcaacgttaaccgaaaaacacgctaatcgGGACGTACATGAactgaggttccattgtatttgtaaaataaaaataaaataaaaaaactcaaaaatgaaaaaaatagcaaaaacatgtaatttaatatatataattataacttgcatatctacatgtccACATGGGGTTGGTTTGGCGCCCTTTggtgaaatttttttttgaaaatatcatcTTGTCTCGTCCTCGCAGacacaatcttgtgtatcgtcgtGTCTCGTGACGCCCCTATGCaatagctttttttcccccctcatctgCTGCAAACATTTTAGCCAGTTTCAAGTTTTGAAGTGCACTCACGGGCTGGCCTGGTGTCATTCATGGACTGGATTTTGCCTGCGGGCCGCCACTGCTATGTATGTAGCcgttgtgattattattatgtatatttgttTCAATTATACCTCTCCATGTGTGAAGAAATAGACATGCTGAACATAGAGAAAGTCATCGTGGGCACCAGCAATGTGAGgaaggccaccacagagtcccGTGAGTCCCTGGATACACCGGATTGTGATACAGCAGTGGAGTGTGATAGTCTGTACTGTTCCCGATGTCTCATCACCTTCACTACCTTCAAGACCAAAACGAACCACATAAGAAGGGTTCACCGGGACCTGTACAGCAAGCTGTTGATGAAGGTAAATATGCTCCATACACCGGGGTGTCTGAAGCgcggtttgttttttattggcctgcgacacattttagaaatacaattaagccaaaaaaactgcaaaaaggcACTATaaagagaaaaggctgaaatgttgacacaaataactaataataacgaCACAAAGGTTTGTCTGTAAATGTACATATATGGaacattttttgactttttataaattaaataaatatttactgtatataaaatgccAAAGTGGCCCCCGTGAAAACGTTTGGACCCTGGTATGCATTGACATTTGTAGCGTAAGTTACAAAAATAATCGCATAGGCAACACGGCAGGTGTGCAGCGTTTCGGGAGTAGAAGAGTTATACTATGGGGTGTCCTAAATGCATTGCTGTCTTTTATAGTGAACTTACTGGAAGCAAATTGGAATTGAATTGgtgtttttgtcaatattttttcaatttttctgcAGGACAATACCGTCTTTGGGTGTTACAAGTGTGACAGGTGTTTTGCTTCACCTGAGGAGCTCAGCGTGCACCATGCAACCCACAGAGTTGATGAGGTCCCTGTCTGCTCTTCCTGCAAAACCGTATTTCCCAGCTTCACTGAGGTGAGTGTACAGTGAGTACGCATCCTAAAGATGATGACAGGCTCGGTAATGTTCCATATGCGGTTGTGTTGCagctgcacaaacacaaacgcGGCTGCCATGAAGGAGGATGGCACTGTCGCGACTGCGGCTCTATGGTCCCGTGCGCCAGCCTGCTTGAGTTTCATGCTCATTGCATCGCCATGCACGACAAGGACGTGACAGAAGGCGGCGCGCACCGCTGCACGATATGCCTTCACGGTTTTCGCACGCTGGACGCTCTCCTGAACCACCAAGAGAGGGTTACCAAAGCTGACGTGAAGCCCGCCAGGAAACGTGGCCCGGAAGCAAACACTCGTGAGGACAGCAAGAAGGTGAAGAAAACAGAAGAACGTAAAGCTCCAGCACCGGAGCTGAAGATCCCTTGTTCCGAAGACAATTGCGACCTGGTATTCCCGTCTGTAGATGCCCTGAGGATGCACAAAAAGAGCCAGCATGGTCCCCCTCTATCTTCTCAAAAGCCTTGCAAAAAGCGTTGATGCTGTAACAGAACACTTACGTATTTGTATaattatttcatatgtataggtcactaatatacagtacagtagatcctCGCTTTTCGTGGGGTTATGTTCCGGGTCCGCCAGCTAATGCCGAAAAACTACAAGTACTTGATActcccataaaaatgtccactGTTGACATacagctcgctcctccccaTCAAAACCTCTCTGCTAGCTTgattgattttggatcaacatttgcaacaaaagtgattgttgtaattattagattagagtCGGAGCCACGACCATCCACTTCTGTCTTCAATAGCTGTTGTTCATttgcgacacaatccaggtttaagctctGAATACGCCTCAGACGCTTATtgaatgcatttaaagtatgaatggtgtgttcaaggaccgcagaAAAA
The DNA window shown above is from Dunckerocampus dactyliophorus isolate RoL2022-P2 chromosome 20, RoL_Ddac_1.1, whole genome shotgun sequence and carries:
- the LOC129173254 gene encoding oocyte zinc finger protein XlCOF19-like — its product is MLNIEKVIVGTSNVRKATTESRESLDTPDCDTAVECDSLYCSRCLITFTTFKTKTNHIRRVHRDLYSKLLMKDNTVFGCYKCDRCFASPEELSVHHATHRVDEVPVCSSCKTVFPSFTELHKHKRGCHEGGWHCRDCGSMVPCASLLEFHAHCIAMHDKDVTEGGAHRCTICLHGFRTLDALLNHQERVTKADVKPARKRGPEANTREDSKKVKKTEERKAPAPELKIPCSEDNCDLVFPSVDALRMHKKSQHGPPLSSQKPCKKR